One region of Dysidea avara chromosome 1, odDysAvar1.4, whole genome shotgun sequence genomic DNA includes:
- the LOC136240559 gene encoding uncharacterized protein, with protein sequence MAGPSATVILLDISTISELVVPTMASKWFETGLQLGVDPKELCNIESNELESREACLKMFLEWLENGKTEKSWSKLFKALSSEIVRENSLVDNLRRKIPITYQTPLVEGSGCSISLDMVNISNLVIPKMASKWYETGLQLGVDSKELSNIKSNNRNRKRACIKMFLEWLDNAKGEKSWERVCKALSSQSVRENVLADNLRSKVKAAKKATTDIKFLKPPVFKGGSLTPAEKHSLESIITVLDKAAAVLENVEKQQESDGEEMSVSIDLEHILVHLYNTLDFTYYLLYCHFANKGEFENTHNIVSQCGFPYKAKGVKVSESSQDQTEKFKKEKLSFLFGGKLGKGSHFWKDIGNAILEVQPKLRVGSDGKPIGKDDDIIDKYKEESFAILHDLRNQTTHRNLIPCKLEDTWLEINQDTREQRVVRTKENREGLFYQKLKKMYWIELPKSAVRQSVPDCDRLLLDVLNQLVTFVKNTSGKLLSAALLLPQHHGISCESSVNFTVYPVKPFPLVEIPFKEEYLALRDDFNEEMRKTLNLKVNDNWDGGAYKLTVEQNGEKVLELCSKYEYGKDESAAVKEVLDECIHLGILKLK encoded by the exons gtGCTACTGTAATTCTATTAGACATCTCTACCATTTCTGAGCTAGTTGTTCCAACTATGGCTTCTAAATGGTTTGAGACAGGTCTCCAACTTGGTGTTGATCCAAAAGAGTTATGCAACATTGAAAGTAATGAGTTGGAGTCTAGGGAAGCCTGCTTAAAGATGTTCTTGGAATGGCTGGAGAATGGAAAAACAGAGAAATCATGGAGCAAACTGTTTAAAGCTTTATCCAGTGAAATTGTAAGAGAAAATTCTCTTGTAGACAACCTAAGACGTAAAATACCAATTACCTACCAAACACCACTGGTTGAAG GTTCTGGATGTTCAATTTCACTTGATATGGTAAACATTTCAAACCTCGTCATCCCAAAAATGGCATCTAAATGGTATGAGACTGGTCTACAACTTGGTGTTGACTCAAAGGAATTGAGCAATATCAAAAGTAACAATCGGAACAGGAAGAGAGCATGCATAAAGATGTTTCTGGAATGGTTGGATAACGCTAAGGGAGAGAAGTCATGGGAAAGAGTGTGTAAAGCACTCTCTAGCCAGAGTGTTAGGGAGAATGTTCTTGCAGATAACTTGAGATCTAAAGTGAAAGCAGCAAAGAAAGCCACCACAGATATTAAATTTCTCAAACCACCAGTATTCAAAGGAG GTTCCCTAACTCCAGCAGAAAAACATTCACTTGAAAGTATCATTACTGTGTTAGACAAAGCTGCAGCGGTATTGGAAAATGTTGAAAAACAGCAGGAAAGTGATGGTGAAGAAATGAGCGTGTCCATAGACCTTGAGCATATACTGGTTCATCTGTACAATACATTGGACTTTACTTATTATCTTCTGTACTGTCACTTTGCTAATAAGGGAGAATTTGAAAATACTCATAACATTGTTTCACAGTGTGGGTTTCCTTACAAAGCAAAAGGAGTCAAGGTTTCAGAATCCTCCCAGGATCAAACTGAGAAATTCAAAAAGGAGAAGCTCTCTTTTCTGTTTGGTGGGAAATTGGGAAAGGGTTCACATTTTTGGAAGGACATTGGTAATGCCATTCTTGAAGTCCAACCCAAGTTAAGAGTTGGCAGCGATGGAAAGCCAATTGGAAAGGATGATGATATTATTGATAAATATAAAGAAGAAAGCTTTGCTATTTTACATGATTTACGTAACCAAACTACACATCGAAACCTTATCCCTTGTAAGCTAGAGGACACGTGGCTAGAAATTAACCAGGACACTAGGGAACAAAGAGTTGTAAGAACAAAGGAAAACAGAGAAGGATTGTTTTATCAAAAACTTAAGAAAATGTATTGGATTGAGTTACCAAAGTCTGCAGTGAGGCAATCGGTACCAGATTGTGATAGGTTACTTTTAGATGTTCTCAACCAACTAGTGACTTTCGTTAAAAATACCTCAGGAAAACTACTGTCTGCTGCCTTACTTCTACCTCAACACCATGGAATATCTTGCGAATCATCAGTCAATTTTACGGTCTATCCTGTTAAGCCATTTCCACTAGTTGAAATTCCATTTAAAGAAGAATATCTTGCATTAAGAGATGACTTTAATGAGGAGATGAGAAAAACGCTTAATTTGAAAGTTAATGACAATTGGGATGGTGGTGCTTATAAGCTTACGGTTGAGCAAAATGGTGAAAAAGTGCTGGAATTATGTAGCAAATACGAGTATGGTAAAGATGAAAGTGCTGCAGTAAAAGAGGTATTAGATGAATGCATTCATTTGGGAATTTTAAAACTTAAATAA